Below is a window of Apis mellifera strain DH4 linkage group LG15, Amel_HAv3.1, whole genome shotgun sequence DNA.
aataagtGGGCAGAATATGTTGCTAAAATTTTTAGCATTACAGTTTTATTAGGTGCAACTATAGCTTATTGGGTTTTAATGTCTAATTTCTTGTATAATTCTGTGAATTTCATATAtggtaaatatacaaaaataaaatttcttttatttattatatatatatttatattatataaatttaaaattatttttttatagatagcGTAGTTAAAGTATCTCAATTTCCTATAATTGACAATACTTCTTTCACATCAGAaggtaagaatattttatttattataaatttaatcaaatttactaaatattaagaaaaaatttaaaaaataattaaaaataaataaaaaaaaataagaaaaaattactaagtattactaattttaattatagtacTATGTCccaaaaaaataacttataatagtacaaattttataatgcatGACTATACATATAGTACTTTGGGACCACTTTgggatttatataaaacagttCCTATTTTTCttggtttattaatatttccatttttaaactttaatagtCCTACtttctttgcaaaatttaattctcttggtaagtatataaaattatttttttttttttacttattttatgatatttatttattttgttttgataattatagataaataatttataaatttaacatttttattcaatttataaatttatttactttcacgaaatattttttttaatattatatatttcataggaactatatcaattatatatttaatagtatttattttgataaaatcttaTTCATGGGGTAtcaatatgaatgaaatagaATGGAAAACTAGTTggacattaaaattttcatttcctgCACTTTCTGGAATGTTGgcattatcatttttcattcacaatattataattactataatgCAGAATAATTATGATCAgagtaaaaatgtaaataataatatcttcttttttttgtaaatttacttaaatttttaaaaagttttttttccataGGGAAGAGATCTTTCAATAGCTTATCTTCTTGTTACATTAACTTATATTACAGTAGGTATAGTATTTTATGTGTGTTTTCCATTGAATAAATCATGCATTGAAGatgtaagtaaaatataaaataaataataaactaaatataaaattttcaaaaactacaaaaagcaaaattaaagattaacttttttacagaatttattaaataattttcaaaaatggagTGGCTTGACAGTGGGTGCTCGaattgttcttctttttcaactaTTAACTGTTTATCCATTACTTGCATATATGCTACGCATTCAATTACTTACatctatatgtaaaatatttaatacaggttgtgttattataattaatattattttagtatctgtatgcattttttttgCAGTATTTGTACCCTATATTGGTACAATAATACGATATACAGGTGCTTTAAgtggttttatttatatctttacctTACCAAGTTTATTATACTTGGTAATtttgaaagaacaaaaaaaattaacaatattttctctatttttacatataagtattttaatttttggatttttaaatttattagctcaattttttattacagaatattaaatatattcgattttgaatttgaaaatattctagataaatataaaattctattacattatatcataatataattagaaaataaataattatataaaaaatatatatgactaTAGTCATGttgtataaatgtaaaaataattaattaataagaatatatgggtactaaataaaaatataaaaatataaattacatattatttaaatataaatatattaataaatattataagaataaaataataaatttaaaatagcattaattttttaattttgtaaaatttatttattttttaatttattatttaattataacatatattatttatttagaatgacttatttataattaaataatatttataatctttataagtatctcaatttatatctaattttattattgtaatttttttgaaatcttatATACCCAAACAGTATCATTACCTTCACcaataatcttaatttcagTCATAGTAGGAAGTGGAAATCTACAagcaattataatacaatcttCTTGTAAttccttaataaattttgtttcaatatctttcatctgaaaatattatataaattataaaaaataatgtataaaaataatgtaatatatataaaatttaccattTGATCAACaccaaataaaacaatattattatatctttttaaattgtgtttccataaattttgtttgataaaTGTTGTTTGTAAAGATGATCTTGTGATTAGAGCTTTTAATTTAGAGTACCATACCAACCAaagattcaattcaattccatAAGCTTTAAAACCTGCTTTAGCTGTTGCAAAAacctatttataaaatcataatcataaatttatatcttgattaatttactaattattttattgtatgaataaaatacttattattcgTCCATCTCCACTTCCAAGATCAATCAAAGAACCAGAACGTCCTTCTAAagcttttaatacattttgtaTCTGTTGAGATGTTGCTGGTACAAAAGGCAAACATATTTTACGAAGTGCGGGGCTGATAAATGGAAAACATACTATACTAATAGCTGTTGCAATGCCtcctagaaaaataatataaagaaattatgtttatagtgattaaatataatcactataataatgaaatatatttatataatatttttcatcacctGTTATACCAATAAGATATAAgccaaattttgatttttgcgATACTTTTTGTGATGAATTGACGTTATTAGTTATGATgtaatttattccattaacCTCtgctgattaaatttatatgaaa
It encodes the following:
- the LOC552028 gene encoding sodium-coupled neutral amino acid transporter 9 homolog isoform X1, which codes for MYKYQNAWKPCIHHDSGSESAPLISSGSHISVEPVIFQDSETSDLEYIPTNSYFKYGSLETCNLHSNITIIPKKSVTENHTLVTSLTLNTCSSLNVIQDRCYEIHNTDLEIVEDTCKDIKSKQSSLVTIFSIWNTILGSSLLTIPWGIQMAGFFPGILLILIMSGLCLYTAYCLLLVYNYYGEQKNIEVIQLCQIYLNKWAEYVAKIFSITVLLGATIAYWVLMSNFLYNSVNFIYDSVVKVSQFPIIDNTSFTSEVLCPKKITYNSTNFIMHDYTYSTLGPLWDLYKTVPIFLGLLIFPFLNFNSPTFFAKFNSLGTISIIYLIVFILIKSYSWGINMNEIEWKTSWTLKFSFPALSGMLALSFFIHNIIITIMQNNYDQSKNGRDLSIAYLLVTLTYITVGIVFYVCFPLNKSCIEDNLLNNFQKWSGLTVGARIVLLFQLLTVYPLLAYMLRIQLLTSICKIFNTGCVIIINIILVSVCIFFAVFVPYIGTIIRYTGALSGFIYIFTLPSLLYLVILKEQKKLTIFSLFLHISILIFGFLNLLAQFFITEY
- the LOC552028 gene encoding sodium-coupled neutral amino acid transporter 9 homolog isoform X2, giving the protein MCAISERYGSLETCNLHSNITIIPKKSVTENHTLVTSLTLNTCSSLNVIQDRCYEIHNTDLEIVEDTCKDIKSKQSSLVTIFSIWNTILGSSLLTIPWGIQMAGFFPGILLILIMSGLCLYTAYCLLLVYNYYGEQKNIEVIQLCQIYLNKWAEYVAKIFSITVLLGATIAYWVLMSNFLYNSVNFIYDSVVKVSQFPIIDNTSFTSEVLCPKKITYNSTNFIMHDYTYSTLGPLWDLYKTVPIFLGLLIFPFLNFNSPTFFAKFNSLGTISIIYLIVFILIKSYSWGINMNEIEWKTSWTLKFSFPALSGMLALSFFIHNIIITIMQNNYDQSKNGRDLSIAYLLVTLTYITVGIVFYVCFPLNKSCIEDNLLNNFQKWSGLTVGARIVLLFQLLTVYPLLAYMLRIQLLTSICKIFNTGCVIIINIILVSVCIFFAVFVPYIGTIIRYTGALSGFIYIFTLPSLLYLVILKEQKKLTIFSLFLHISILIFGFLNLLAQFFITEY
- the LOC552053 gene encoding protein N-lysine methyltransferase FAM173B; the encoded protein is MSEVNGINYIITNNVNSSQKVSQKSKFGLYLIGITGGIATAISIVCFPFISPALRKICLPFVPATSQQIQNVLKALEGRSGSLIDLGSGDGRIVFATAKAGFKAYGIELNLWLVWYSKLKALITRSSLQTTFIKQNLWKHNLKRYNNIVLFGVDQMMKDIETKFIKELQEDCIIIACRFPLPTMTEIKIIGEGNDTVWVYKISKKLQ